Proteins from a genomic interval of Coccinella septempunctata chromosome 2, icCocSept1.1, whole genome shotgun sequence:
- the LOC123306892 gene encoding microsomal glutathione S-transferase 1-like, whose product MDLRSLSSELNRADKLFKLYMLCSSILIFKIMALIVFTILTRMRHKVFISEEDAKFFKGEVKLNNDVERIRRAVQNDLENILPFLFIAYLFLYTNPSSWLAYILFIAFVIVRILHSIVYAIFVCPQPTRAILWGIGFGITALMALLIFLDSLQGLLT is encoded by the exons ATGGATCTGAGAAGCCTTTCCTCAGAATTGAACAGAGCTGATAAATTGTTCAAATTATACATGTTATGTTCTTCGATCCTTATTTTTAAAATAATGGCATTGATTGTTTTTACAATTCTCACGAGAATGAGGCACAAA GTGTTCATAAGTGAAGAAGACGCCAAATTCTTCAAGGGCGAAGTGAAACTCAACAACGACGTAGAACGTATAAGAAG agcTGTCCAGAACGACTTGGAAAACATCTTGCCATTCTTGTTCATCGCCTATCTTTTTTTATACACAAACCCTTCATCATGGCTAGCGTACATTTTATTCATTGCTTTTGTTATCGTTAGAATATTGCACAGTATCGTATACGCAATATTCGTTTGTCCCCAGCCAACTAGAGCAATTTTATGGGGTATTGGATTTGGCATTACCGCTCTCATGGCTCTACTGATATTTTTGGACTCTTTACAAGGATTGTTAACATGA
- the LOC123307417 gene encoding tubulin polyglutamylase TTLL5 isoform X1, with translation MQNCDTVSFSKNESDENEDEGSDTTKSQNSFISRLPPPELNSTKSKPRIFCWHSNSWKEDIDLLDPCPSQDFLQEKINLDSNIITHEPTLPPDTWLLYGPLGSRNAVLVFKSSALAHTTELSIREKPAYKLHITYKVLQAETKLLSKLLDCHGVTEVAANSSDFNLLWTGSHLKPGLLRSLGPHQRVNHFPRSYELTRKDRLYKNIEKMQYAKGVKNFDFIPQTFVMPTEYRELCQVHNRIKGPWIVKPVASSRGRGIFIVETPNQVPLEEPVVVAKYISNPLLVAGHKCDLRLYVVVTSFDPLLVYIYEEGLVRFATVKYDPSPKQLWNPCMHLCNYSINKYHSDYVKSDDPSAENVGHKWTLSALLRHLKSEGKDTKYLMLQIEDLVIKAILASANSIVSACRMFVPNPSNCFELYGFDILIDDNFKPWLLEVNLSPSLGCDSPLDVRLKSAMMADLLTLVGIPAVDPILRSGSAGGASSRNGSYNRMKFPHCRQVHSAEGLNNTLPRKRSSYSSQNSRLSGSNLTLSSEELRYVKMSKQQFDRRGGFVRIFPTMDTWSKYSQYLDPISGVPISGTHFQNVYALSNSSQNLNLVIFTQLFPEIPVIPKSSEKTQGRYSSLDRKKICHENTSKPKQGGSSQIARQDRYERMLTQGHRSALGPSRLKDSKCAELRKEIIGLLKDGKRMSQRETRKTFSHYLEWILHRISTDPNQEEHVEIVLKFLQKASNYLRSPFSIKIPSVKLGGKDRAAIIAKQFNDFIYLYNKETEYFVDKTEYPSQIPEKLYDKFLANARECDLEEVLIYQTTHTVPQGIKQGIQGLLKNIPNVPKQSSSKNEKIAPAQT, from the exons ATGCAAAACTGTGACACCGTTTCCTTTTCTAAAAATGAAAGCGATGAGAACGAAGACGAAGGTTCTGATACTACAAAATCAcaaaatagttttatttccCGACTTCCACCACCAGAGCTCAATAG TACAAAGTCAAAGCCAAGAATATTTTGTTGGCATTCCAATAGTTGGAAAGAAGATATTGACCTCCTTGATCCTTGCCCATCCCAGGATTTCCTTCAAGAGAAGATCAATCTTGACAG TAACATCATCACCCATGAACCGACTCTTCCTCCTGACACATGGCTACTGTATGGTCCATTAGGATCCCGTAATGCCGTCTTAGTGTTCAAAAGTTCAGCGCTGGCACATACCACTGAACTATCGATCAGGGAAAAACCCGCGTACAAGCTTCATATAACGTACAAAGTGCTTCAAGCTGAAACAAAGTTACTATCAAAGCTGTTAGACTGCCATGGCGTTACTGAGGTCGCAGCTAATTCGTCTGATTTCAATTTGTTATGGACTGGGTCACACTTGAAACCAG GTTTGTTGAGAAGCTTAGGACCTCATCAGAGAGTGAATCATTTCCCTAGATCTTATGAATTGACAAGGAAGGATAGATtgtataaaaatattgaaaaaatgcaaTATGCCAAAGGGGTtaaaaatttcgatttcattcCTCAAACTTTTGTGATGCCTACTGAATACCGAGAATTGTGTCAGgttcataatcgaattaaagGGCCTTGGATTGTGAAACCTGTCGCATCAAGTAGGGGTAGAG GTATATTTATCGTTGAAACACCAAATCAAGTGCCTCTGGAAGAACCAGTTGTTGTGGCAAAATATATATCAAATCCTTTACTAGTTGCTGGTCATAAATGTGACCTGAGATTATATGTTGTTGTAACATCTTTTGATCCTCTCTTGGTCTATATATATGAAGAGGGTTTAGTTAGGTTTGCAACTGTGAAATACGATCCTAGTCCTAAACAGTTGTGGAACCCATGTATGCATCTCTGTAATTACAGTATAAACAAATATCATAGTGATTATGTCAA atccgACGACCCAAGTGCCGAAAACGTAGGACATAAGTGGACCTTGAGCGCATTGCTCAGACATTTGAAATCGGAAGGAAAAGACACAAAGTACCTGATGCTGCAAATAGAAGATTTAGTGATTAAAGCAATACTAGCTTCGGCAAATTCTATCGTTTCAGCGTGTCGAATGTTTGTACCTAATCCCAGTAACTGTTTCG AGTTGTACGGCTTCGATATTTTAATTGACGATAATTTTAAACCTTGGCTCCTGGAGGTGAATCTTTCCCCATCTCTAGGATGCGACAGTCCGTTAGATGTACGATTGAAATCTGCGATGATGGCGGATCTCTTGACTTTGGTTGGTATTCCAGCGGTAGACCCAATTTTACGATCTGGTAGTGCCGGGGGTGCCTCTTCCAGAAATGGTTCTTATAATAGGATGAAATTTCCTCAT TGTCGACAGGTACATTCTGCAGAGGGATTGAACAATACTTTACCGAGAAAAAGGAGTTCATATTCTAGTCAAAATAGTAGATTATCAGGTAGCAACTTGACCTTGTCTTCGGAGGAACTTCGTTATGTGAAGATGTCTAAACAGCAGTTTGATAGGAGGGGTGGATTTGTCAGAATATTTCCAACAATGGATACATGGTCAAAGTATTCGCAGTATCTGG atCCTATTTCAGGAGTACCCATTTCAGGAACCCATTTTCAGAACGTTTATGCATTATCCAATTCttcccaaaatttgaatctagTCATTTTCACTCAGCTTTTCCCGGAGATTCCCGTTATTCCCAAGAGTAGCGAGAAAACTCAGGGTAGATACAGTTCTCTGGACAGAAAAAAAATCTGCCATGAGAATACGTCCAAACCAAAGCAGG GTGGATCATCACAAATAGCAAGACAAGATAGGTATGAAAGAATGCTTACCCAAGGACACAGGTCTGCCCTTGGGCCATCTCGACTGAAAGATAGTAAATGTGCAGAGCTCAGGAAAGAAATTATCGGTTTATTGAAAGATGGTAAACGAATGTC TCAACGTGAGACCAGGAAAACATTCAGTCATTATCTGGAATGGATTCTTCATAGAATTTCTACCGATCCAAATCAGGAGGAACATGTTGAAATTGTGCTCAAATTTTTGCAGAAAGCATCAAATTACTTAAGATCACCATTCTCAATTAAG ATACCTAGTGTAAAATTGGGTGGAAAAGATAGAGCAGCTATAATAGCAAAGCAATTCAATGATTTCATTTATCTTtataataaagaaactgaatatTTTGTTGACAAAACGGAGTATCCAAGCCAGATTCCAGAGAAGCTGTATGATAAGTTTTTGGCCAACGCAAg GGAGTGTGACTTAGAGGAGGTATTAATTTACCAAACAACACATACTGTACCCCAAGGCATAAAACAGGGTATACAAGgtcttctgaaaaatattccaaaCGTTCCGAAACAATCATCCAGCAAGAACGAGAAAATTGCACCAGCACAAACGTAA
- the LOC123307417 gene encoding tubulin polyglutamylase TTLL5 isoform X3 has protein sequence MQNCDTVSFSKNESDENEDEGSDTTKSQNSFISRLPPPELNSNIITHEPTLPPDTWLLYGPLGSRNAVLVFKSSALAHTTELSIREKPAYKLHITYKVLQAETKLLSKLLDCHGVTEVAANSSDFNLLWTGSHLKPGLLRSLGPHQRVNHFPRSYELTRKDRLYKNIEKMQYAKGVKNFDFIPQTFVMPTEYRELCQVHNRIKGPWIVKPVASSRGRGIFIVETPNQVPLEEPVVVAKYISNPLLVAGHKCDLRLYVVVTSFDPLLVYIYEEGLVRFATVKYDPSPKQLWNPCMHLCNYSINKYHSDYVKSDDPSAENVGHKWTLSALLRHLKSEGKDTKYLMLQIEDLVIKAILASANSIVSACRMFVPNPSNCFELYGFDILIDDNFKPWLLEVNLSPSLGCDSPLDVRLKSAMMADLLTLVGIPAVDPILRSGSAGGASSRNGSYNRMKFPHCRQVHSAEGLNNTLPRKRSSYSSQNSRLSGSNLTLSSEELRYVKMSKQQFDRRGGFVRIFPTMDTWSKYSQYLDPISGVPISGTHFQNVYALSNSSQNLNLVIFTQLFPEIPVIPKSSEKTQGRYSSLDRKKICHENTSKPKQGGSSQIARQDRYERMLTQGHRSALGPSRLKDSKCAELRKEIIGLLKDGKRMSQRETRKTFSHYLEWILHRISTDPNQEEHVEIVLKFLQKASNYLRSPFSIKIPSVKLGGKDRAAIIAKQFNDFIYLYNKETEYFVDKTEYPSQIPEKLYDKFLANARECDLEEVLIYQTTHTVPQGIKQGIQGLLKNIPNVPKQSSSKNEKIAPAQT, from the exons ATGCAAAACTGTGACACCGTTTCCTTTTCTAAAAATGAAAGCGATGAGAACGAAGACGAAGGTTCTGATACTACAAAATCAcaaaatagttttatttccCGACTTCCACCACCAGAGCTCAATAG TAACATCATCACCCATGAACCGACTCTTCCTCCTGACACATGGCTACTGTATGGTCCATTAGGATCCCGTAATGCCGTCTTAGTGTTCAAAAGTTCAGCGCTGGCACATACCACTGAACTATCGATCAGGGAAAAACCCGCGTACAAGCTTCATATAACGTACAAAGTGCTTCAAGCTGAAACAAAGTTACTATCAAAGCTGTTAGACTGCCATGGCGTTACTGAGGTCGCAGCTAATTCGTCTGATTTCAATTTGTTATGGACTGGGTCACACTTGAAACCAG GTTTGTTGAGAAGCTTAGGACCTCATCAGAGAGTGAATCATTTCCCTAGATCTTATGAATTGACAAGGAAGGATAGATtgtataaaaatattgaaaaaatgcaaTATGCCAAAGGGGTtaaaaatttcgatttcattcCTCAAACTTTTGTGATGCCTACTGAATACCGAGAATTGTGTCAGgttcataatcgaattaaagGGCCTTGGATTGTGAAACCTGTCGCATCAAGTAGGGGTAGAG GTATATTTATCGTTGAAACACCAAATCAAGTGCCTCTGGAAGAACCAGTTGTTGTGGCAAAATATATATCAAATCCTTTACTAGTTGCTGGTCATAAATGTGACCTGAGATTATATGTTGTTGTAACATCTTTTGATCCTCTCTTGGTCTATATATATGAAGAGGGTTTAGTTAGGTTTGCAACTGTGAAATACGATCCTAGTCCTAAACAGTTGTGGAACCCATGTATGCATCTCTGTAATTACAGTATAAACAAATATCATAGTGATTATGTCAA atccgACGACCCAAGTGCCGAAAACGTAGGACATAAGTGGACCTTGAGCGCATTGCTCAGACATTTGAAATCGGAAGGAAAAGACACAAAGTACCTGATGCTGCAAATAGAAGATTTAGTGATTAAAGCAATACTAGCTTCGGCAAATTCTATCGTTTCAGCGTGTCGAATGTTTGTACCTAATCCCAGTAACTGTTTCG AGTTGTACGGCTTCGATATTTTAATTGACGATAATTTTAAACCTTGGCTCCTGGAGGTGAATCTTTCCCCATCTCTAGGATGCGACAGTCCGTTAGATGTACGATTGAAATCTGCGATGATGGCGGATCTCTTGACTTTGGTTGGTATTCCAGCGGTAGACCCAATTTTACGATCTGGTAGTGCCGGGGGTGCCTCTTCCAGAAATGGTTCTTATAATAGGATGAAATTTCCTCAT TGTCGACAGGTACATTCTGCAGAGGGATTGAACAATACTTTACCGAGAAAAAGGAGTTCATATTCTAGTCAAAATAGTAGATTATCAGGTAGCAACTTGACCTTGTCTTCGGAGGAACTTCGTTATGTGAAGATGTCTAAACAGCAGTTTGATAGGAGGGGTGGATTTGTCAGAATATTTCCAACAATGGATACATGGTCAAAGTATTCGCAGTATCTGG atCCTATTTCAGGAGTACCCATTTCAGGAACCCATTTTCAGAACGTTTATGCATTATCCAATTCttcccaaaatttgaatctagTCATTTTCACTCAGCTTTTCCCGGAGATTCCCGTTATTCCCAAGAGTAGCGAGAAAACTCAGGGTAGATACAGTTCTCTGGACAGAAAAAAAATCTGCCATGAGAATACGTCCAAACCAAAGCAGG GTGGATCATCACAAATAGCAAGACAAGATAGGTATGAAAGAATGCTTACCCAAGGACACAGGTCTGCCCTTGGGCCATCTCGACTGAAAGATAGTAAATGTGCAGAGCTCAGGAAAGAAATTATCGGTTTATTGAAAGATGGTAAACGAATGTC TCAACGTGAGACCAGGAAAACATTCAGTCATTATCTGGAATGGATTCTTCATAGAATTTCTACCGATCCAAATCAGGAGGAACATGTTGAAATTGTGCTCAAATTTTTGCAGAAAGCATCAAATTACTTAAGATCACCATTCTCAATTAAG ATACCTAGTGTAAAATTGGGTGGAAAAGATAGAGCAGCTATAATAGCAAAGCAATTCAATGATTTCATTTATCTTtataataaagaaactgaatatTTTGTTGACAAAACGGAGTATCCAAGCCAGATTCCAGAGAAGCTGTATGATAAGTTTTTGGCCAACGCAAg GGAGTGTGACTTAGAGGAGGTATTAATTTACCAAACAACACATACTGTACCCCAAGGCATAAAACAGGGTATACAAGgtcttctgaaaaatattccaaaCGTTCCGAAACAATCATCCAGCAAGAACGAGAAAATTGCACCAGCACAAACGTAA
- the LOC123307417 gene encoding tubulin polyglutamylase TTLL5 isoform X2 yields the protein MQNCDTVSFSKNESDENEDEGSDTTKSQNSFISRLPPPELNSTKSKPRIFCWHSNSWKEDIDLLDPCPSQDFLQEKINLDSNIITHEPTLPPDTWLLYGPLGSRNAVLVFKSSALAHTTELSIREKPAYKLHITYKVLQAETKLLSKLLDCHGVTEVAANSSDFNLLWTGSHLKPGLLRSLGPHQRVNHFPRSYELTRKDRLYKNIEKMQYAKGVKNFDFIPQTFVMPTEYRELCQVHNRIKGPWIVKPVASSRGRGIFIVETPNQVPLEEPVVVAKYISNPLLVAGHKCDLRLYVVVTSFDPLLVYIYEEGLVRFATVKYDPSPKQLWNPCMHLCNYSINKYHSDYVKSDDPSAENVGHKWTLSALLRHLKSEGKDTKYLMLQIEDLVIKAILASANSIVSACRMFVPNPSNCFELYGFDILIDDNFKPWLLEVNLSPSLGCDSPLDVRLKSAMMADLLTLVGIPAVDPILRSGSAGGASSRNGSYNRMKFPHVHSAEGLNNTLPRKRSSYSSQNSRLSGSNLTLSSEELRYVKMSKQQFDRRGGFVRIFPTMDTWSKYSQYLDPISGVPISGTHFQNVYALSNSSQNLNLVIFTQLFPEIPVIPKSSEKTQGRYSSLDRKKICHENTSKPKQGGSSQIARQDRYERMLTQGHRSALGPSRLKDSKCAELRKEIIGLLKDGKRMSQRETRKTFSHYLEWILHRISTDPNQEEHVEIVLKFLQKASNYLRSPFSIKIPSVKLGGKDRAAIIAKQFNDFIYLYNKETEYFVDKTEYPSQIPEKLYDKFLANARECDLEEVLIYQTTHTVPQGIKQGIQGLLKNIPNVPKQSSSKNEKIAPAQT from the exons ATGCAAAACTGTGACACCGTTTCCTTTTCTAAAAATGAAAGCGATGAGAACGAAGACGAAGGTTCTGATACTACAAAATCAcaaaatagttttatttccCGACTTCCACCACCAGAGCTCAATAG TACAAAGTCAAAGCCAAGAATATTTTGTTGGCATTCCAATAGTTGGAAAGAAGATATTGACCTCCTTGATCCTTGCCCATCCCAGGATTTCCTTCAAGAGAAGATCAATCTTGACAG TAACATCATCACCCATGAACCGACTCTTCCTCCTGACACATGGCTACTGTATGGTCCATTAGGATCCCGTAATGCCGTCTTAGTGTTCAAAAGTTCAGCGCTGGCACATACCACTGAACTATCGATCAGGGAAAAACCCGCGTACAAGCTTCATATAACGTACAAAGTGCTTCAAGCTGAAACAAAGTTACTATCAAAGCTGTTAGACTGCCATGGCGTTACTGAGGTCGCAGCTAATTCGTCTGATTTCAATTTGTTATGGACTGGGTCACACTTGAAACCAG GTTTGTTGAGAAGCTTAGGACCTCATCAGAGAGTGAATCATTTCCCTAGATCTTATGAATTGACAAGGAAGGATAGATtgtataaaaatattgaaaaaatgcaaTATGCCAAAGGGGTtaaaaatttcgatttcattcCTCAAACTTTTGTGATGCCTACTGAATACCGAGAATTGTGTCAGgttcataatcgaattaaagGGCCTTGGATTGTGAAACCTGTCGCATCAAGTAGGGGTAGAG GTATATTTATCGTTGAAACACCAAATCAAGTGCCTCTGGAAGAACCAGTTGTTGTGGCAAAATATATATCAAATCCTTTACTAGTTGCTGGTCATAAATGTGACCTGAGATTATATGTTGTTGTAACATCTTTTGATCCTCTCTTGGTCTATATATATGAAGAGGGTTTAGTTAGGTTTGCAACTGTGAAATACGATCCTAGTCCTAAACAGTTGTGGAACCCATGTATGCATCTCTGTAATTACAGTATAAACAAATATCATAGTGATTATGTCAA atccgACGACCCAAGTGCCGAAAACGTAGGACATAAGTGGACCTTGAGCGCATTGCTCAGACATTTGAAATCGGAAGGAAAAGACACAAAGTACCTGATGCTGCAAATAGAAGATTTAGTGATTAAAGCAATACTAGCTTCGGCAAATTCTATCGTTTCAGCGTGTCGAATGTTTGTACCTAATCCCAGTAACTGTTTCG AGTTGTACGGCTTCGATATTTTAATTGACGATAATTTTAAACCTTGGCTCCTGGAGGTGAATCTTTCCCCATCTCTAGGATGCGACAGTCCGTTAGATGTACGATTGAAATCTGCGATGATGGCGGATCTCTTGACTTTGGTTGGTATTCCAGCGGTAGACCCAATTTTACGATCTGGTAGTGCCGGGGGTGCCTCTTCCAGAAATGGTTCTTATAATAGGATGAAATTTCCTCAT GTACATTCTGCAGAGGGATTGAACAATACTTTACCGAGAAAAAGGAGTTCATATTCTAGTCAAAATAGTAGATTATCAGGTAGCAACTTGACCTTGTCTTCGGAGGAACTTCGTTATGTGAAGATGTCTAAACAGCAGTTTGATAGGAGGGGTGGATTTGTCAGAATATTTCCAACAATGGATACATGGTCAAAGTATTCGCAGTATCTGG atCCTATTTCAGGAGTACCCATTTCAGGAACCCATTTTCAGAACGTTTATGCATTATCCAATTCttcccaaaatttgaatctagTCATTTTCACTCAGCTTTTCCCGGAGATTCCCGTTATTCCCAAGAGTAGCGAGAAAACTCAGGGTAGATACAGTTCTCTGGACAGAAAAAAAATCTGCCATGAGAATACGTCCAAACCAAAGCAGG GTGGATCATCACAAATAGCAAGACAAGATAGGTATGAAAGAATGCTTACCCAAGGACACAGGTCTGCCCTTGGGCCATCTCGACTGAAAGATAGTAAATGTGCAGAGCTCAGGAAAGAAATTATCGGTTTATTGAAAGATGGTAAACGAATGTC TCAACGTGAGACCAGGAAAACATTCAGTCATTATCTGGAATGGATTCTTCATAGAATTTCTACCGATCCAAATCAGGAGGAACATGTTGAAATTGTGCTCAAATTTTTGCAGAAAGCATCAAATTACTTAAGATCACCATTCTCAATTAAG ATACCTAGTGTAAAATTGGGTGGAAAAGATAGAGCAGCTATAATAGCAAAGCAATTCAATGATTTCATTTATCTTtataataaagaaactgaatatTTTGTTGACAAAACGGAGTATCCAAGCCAGATTCCAGAGAAGCTGTATGATAAGTTTTTGGCCAACGCAAg GGAGTGTGACTTAGAGGAGGTATTAATTTACCAAACAACACATACTGTACCCCAAGGCATAAAACAGGGTATACAAGgtcttctgaaaaatattccaaaCGTTCCGAAACAATCATCCAGCAAGAACGAGAAAATTGCACCAGCACAAACGTAA
- the LOC123307417 gene encoding tubulin polyglutamylase TTLL5 isoform X4: MQNCDTVSFSKNESDENEDEGSDTTKSQNSFISRLPPPELNSTKSKPRIFCWHSNSWKEDIDLLDPCPSQDFLQEKINLDSNIITHEPTLPPDTWLLYGPLGSRNAVLVFKSSALAHTTELSIREKPAYKLHITYKVLQAETKLLSKLLDCHGVTEVAANSSDFNLLWTGSHLKPGLLRSLGPHQRVNHFPRSYELTRKDRLYKNIEKMQYAKGVKNFDFIPQTFVMPTEYRELCQVHNRIKGPWIVKPVASSRGRGIFIVETPNQVPLEEPVVVAKYISNPLLVAGHKCDLRLYVVVTSFDPLLVYIYEEGLVRFATVKYDPSPKQLWNPCMHLCNYSINKYHSDYVKSDDPSAENVGHKWTLSALLRHLKSEGKDTKYLMLQIEDLVIKAILASANSIVSACRMFVPNPSNCFELYGFDILIDDNFKPWLLEVNLSPSLGCDSPLDVRLKSAMMADLLTLVGIPAVDPILRSGSAGGASSRNGSYNRMKFPHCRQVHSAEGLNNTLPRKRSSYSSQNSRLSGSNLTLSSEELRYVKMSKQQFDRRGGFVRIFPTMDTWSKYSQYLDPISGVPISGTHFQNVYALSNSSQNLNLVIFTQLFPEIPVIPKSSEKTQGRYSSLDRKKICHENTSKPKQGGSSQIARQDRYERMLTQGHRSALGPSRLKDSKCAELRKEIIGLLKDGKRMS, encoded by the exons ATGCAAAACTGTGACACCGTTTCCTTTTCTAAAAATGAAAGCGATGAGAACGAAGACGAAGGTTCTGATACTACAAAATCAcaaaatagttttatttccCGACTTCCACCACCAGAGCTCAATAG TACAAAGTCAAAGCCAAGAATATTTTGTTGGCATTCCAATAGTTGGAAAGAAGATATTGACCTCCTTGATCCTTGCCCATCCCAGGATTTCCTTCAAGAGAAGATCAATCTTGACAG TAACATCATCACCCATGAACCGACTCTTCCTCCTGACACATGGCTACTGTATGGTCCATTAGGATCCCGTAATGCCGTCTTAGTGTTCAAAAGTTCAGCGCTGGCACATACCACTGAACTATCGATCAGGGAAAAACCCGCGTACAAGCTTCATATAACGTACAAAGTGCTTCAAGCTGAAACAAAGTTACTATCAAAGCTGTTAGACTGCCATGGCGTTACTGAGGTCGCAGCTAATTCGTCTGATTTCAATTTGTTATGGACTGGGTCACACTTGAAACCAG GTTTGTTGAGAAGCTTAGGACCTCATCAGAGAGTGAATCATTTCCCTAGATCTTATGAATTGACAAGGAAGGATAGATtgtataaaaatattgaaaaaatgcaaTATGCCAAAGGGGTtaaaaatttcgatttcattcCTCAAACTTTTGTGATGCCTACTGAATACCGAGAATTGTGTCAGgttcataatcgaattaaagGGCCTTGGATTGTGAAACCTGTCGCATCAAGTAGGGGTAGAG GTATATTTATCGTTGAAACACCAAATCAAGTGCCTCTGGAAGAACCAGTTGTTGTGGCAAAATATATATCAAATCCTTTACTAGTTGCTGGTCATAAATGTGACCTGAGATTATATGTTGTTGTAACATCTTTTGATCCTCTCTTGGTCTATATATATGAAGAGGGTTTAGTTAGGTTTGCAACTGTGAAATACGATCCTAGTCCTAAACAGTTGTGGAACCCATGTATGCATCTCTGTAATTACAGTATAAACAAATATCATAGTGATTATGTCAA atccgACGACCCAAGTGCCGAAAACGTAGGACATAAGTGGACCTTGAGCGCATTGCTCAGACATTTGAAATCGGAAGGAAAAGACACAAAGTACCTGATGCTGCAAATAGAAGATTTAGTGATTAAAGCAATACTAGCTTCGGCAAATTCTATCGTTTCAGCGTGTCGAATGTTTGTACCTAATCCCAGTAACTGTTTCG AGTTGTACGGCTTCGATATTTTAATTGACGATAATTTTAAACCTTGGCTCCTGGAGGTGAATCTTTCCCCATCTCTAGGATGCGACAGTCCGTTAGATGTACGATTGAAATCTGCGATGATGGCGGATCTCTTGACTTTGGTTGGTATTCCAGCGGTAGACCCAATTTTACGATCTGGTAGTGCCGGGGGTGCCTCTTCCAGAAATGGTTCTTATAATAGGATGAAATTTCCTCAT TGTCGACAGGTACATTCTGCAGAGGGATTGAACAATACTTTACCGAGAAAAAGGAGTTCATATTCTAGTCAAAATAGTAGATTATCAGGTAGCAACTTGACCTTGTCTTCGGAGGAACTTCGTTATGTGAAGATGTCTAAACAGCAGTTTGATAGGAGGGGTGGATTTGTCAGAATATTTCCAACAATGGATACATGGTCAAAGTATTCGCAGTATCTGG atCCTATTTCAGGAGTACCCATTTCAGGAACCCATTTTCAGAACGTTTATGCATTATCCAATTCttcccaaaatttgaatctagTCATTTTCACTCAGCTTTTCCCGGAGATTCCCGTTATTCCCAAGAGTAGCGAGAAAACTCAGGGTAGATACAGTTCTCTGGACAGAAAAAAAATCTGCCATGAGAATACGTCCAAACCAAAGCAGG GTGGATCATCACAAATAGCAAGACAAGATAGGTATGAAAGAATGCTTACCCAAGGACACAGGTCTGCCCTTGGGCCATCTCGACTGAAAGATAGTAAATGTGCAGAGCTCAGGAAAGAAATTATCGGTTTATTGAAAGATGGTAAACGAATGTCGTAA